The genomic DNA TGCACCTCCGATCAACGCGGTCCAAAAAGACATATACAACGTTTGCTTCGTCGCTTCAATAAATTCATCAGGTATCGAATAGACATTGGGTAAATAGGTTTCTAAGAAATGGGTCATATCAGCGTCCTCCTTGAATCACTTTCATTTCCTTACTTGCTCCATTTTTTTGTAAAATCGTTGCTTGTACACCGGATTCAATGAGATAAGCCAAGGCTTTTTCTCGTTGATGGATCTCTCCTGATAAAGTAACGATCAATCGTCCTAATGGGGTTTCTTGCAATAGTTCTACATTGCCGTATAAAATATTCGCACTCACTTGGTATTTGCTATAAAGTTGTGCGATCAACGGTTCATTTGTTTGTGTGCCCACATAACTCAATTCCACTAACCATTTATTGGTCAACTGATCTGCAAAAGCACGATGCGAGCGAATCGTTTCTAATGCTTGGTCAACGTGGGTGGCTGTTCGGATAAACTCTTGCGTCAAAACTTCTTTTGGTGCACTGAAAATCTGAACGCTACTTCCCTGTTCGATTACTTCCCCGTTTTCCATCACGGCTACTTTGTTGCAAATTTCTTTAACGACTTGCATCTCGTGTGTGATCAAAACGATCGTCAACCCTAATTGCTGGTTCAATTTTTTCAACAAAGCTAAAATCTGATGAGTCGTTTTTGGATCTAAGGCACTCGTTGCTTCATCACAAAGTAACACTTGCGGATCACTAGCTAATGCACGAGCGATAGCAACTCTTTGCTTTTGTCCTCCTGAAAGTTGTTTTGGATAAGCAGTTGCTTTTTCTTCTAACCCGACTAATGTTAGAAGCTCATTGACTTTTTGACGACGCTCCTGTTTCGATTTTTTCGTATATTTCAACGAGAAATCGACGTTGTCAAAAATCGTGCGACTTTCCATTAGGTGAAAATGTTGAAAAATCATCCCAATCGATTTTCGTTCTTTCCGTAATTCTTTCGGGGATAGTTTCCCTAACTCTGTTCCATTGATGATGACTTTGCCACTTGTTGGTTTTTGTAACAGGTTCATGACACGAACCAACGTACTTTTCCCAGCACCTGAATAACCTACGATACCGTAAACATCCCCTTTAGCAATCGAAAGATCCACCTGTTTCACTGCCTGGATCGTCTTTTCTTTTTGTTGGAAAGAAACATTTATTGCTTGTAATTCAATCATTTTTACTCCTCCTTCGGTTTGACGATAAAAAAAGGCATCCTCAAGAAAATGACTCATCACTTTCTTGAGGACGCCTTTTTGCGTGTTACCACCTCATGTTCAAGTTACACTTACATGTAACTCCTCTTCGAGTACAAACATACTCTAGCAAGCTAACGGTTGCGACCGTCACCATCTCACAATTTTGCTCGGGGTGAATTGCTCAATAGCCATTTTCCAAATATGCCGCCTTGCTTCTTCTCAGCTACCGAAGCTCTCTGTTAAAGGTTTATGTATTTGTACTTACTATTTCAACGCAAAAAATATAAAAAAAATCCTTTTATCAGCATAAATCTACTGATAAAAGGACGACGTATCGTGGTACCACCTTTATTCGGAAGTTTCCTTCCCTCAATCCAACATCTCTTGACGAGAGATTGGTTGTCCGTTTTAACGGTCAGACATTTCCGAACTTGCCTACTTATCGACAAGTTATCCTCCAAGGCCATTTTTCAACTTTTCTTACTTGACTCTTTCCACCAACCAGAGCCTCTCTTTGAAGTTTCCAAGTTTACTTTCCTTATCAACGAATCCATATTTTGTTGTTGAGAACACTTTATCTAACTGAAAACAAAAAGTCAAGCAAGAAATTTAAAAAAATAAGCACTCAGTCGATTGATCAATAAAAAAATCGTTGGTGGCACTGGATTTCCAGCCGCTTATTTTTTTCCTTTTTCTTTTTCTAACATCTCCAACACGATCAAAAGATCGGTACCTTCCGCTAAGATCGATAAATCTGCTTTTTCCCTTTCGGTATAAGCCCGATCAAAGCTTGAATCTGGAATCAAAACAACACCCATTCCTGCTCGTGATGCGGCGGTCGCACCAACCAAAGAATCTTCCACTGCAAAGGCTTCTGACGCTGTCAATCCCGACCGCTCTAGCGCAGTTAGATAAGGAATTGGTGAAGGTTTATTTTCAGACACTTCATCCCCAAAAGTATATGTATGGAAATAAGGCTTCAAAGAAAATTGATCCAAGATATTGGTTGCTCGTTTTGTGACCGTCGTCGTTGCTAGACCAAGAATGAGTTTTTGGTCGTTCAATTCTTTCAACACTTCTTTGGCATGAGGTTTCAATTGGATAGCGCCACTATGCAGTTGTTGGTAAAAATATTCTTCGCGTTTTTCACGAACCTTTTGTACCATCTCCGCTGTTCCCGCCATTTTGATCAACAAATCATAGCTTTGTTTCCAATTTTTCCCACCCCATGTATCAACGATTTCTTGAGGTATTTCGATATCAAATTGCTTGAATCCCCATAGCCAACCGTCACGATAAGTTCTTTCTGTATCAACTAATAGTCCATCTAAATCAAATATTGCACCCTTCATATCCACTGATCCTTTCAAAAAAACAATATCTGTAGTGTATCATGTTTTTTCATTCAAACCAATGGGATCTCAAGCATTTTTGTTATGAGTGATAATTACACTCACCCTCCGCACTCAATTATTTGGATTCATTTTAGTTATTTTATTTCTACGAATCTTTAATAATTGATTCGTAAAATTGGCCCAATCGACCGCCCTTGGAGGAACTAACCAAATGATTTGGAACAAGTCTCCAAAAGAACAGATTTCCTTATCTGTCAAGAGTAGATCTGTTTCATCATCTGCCTTCGTTTGGTAGATGATATTCAAGTCTGAGATTTTCTGGATATTATTTTTGATCAACGCATTAAATTGTGGTCCAAAGGAAAAATCAATACAAATACGGAGCGGTTTCAATTGCTGATCGATGGGTAATATATCCATCATCACTAGCACATAATGAAAAAATAAAAATTCTTTTGCGAGCCAAATTTGCTTGTTCTTTTTTTGTTTTTGGATGTAATCTCTGCAAAACAAAAAGTATTCCGGATACATTTCATAAAAATAAGTGACATCCAGGTTGTTATTGTCATCAATATTTTCTTCTTTGAAATATTTGATCTTCAAATGCAAGACTGTCAGCTGTCTCCTGATTTCTTTTAGCTGATTCTCTGAGAGAATGAATGCTTGCCCAAGTTCTTCAAGAAACAAGTCATTCAACGCGATTACTTCCTTTAGCGTCACTTCCTCAATAAGTTCCGGCTCATTGATTGCTCCTTCGACAACAAGATAAGCAAAGATCTGTTGCGCTTCGTTATATAGCTCTTTTTCCGTATCGATTTTTGCCTCTTTTTCAAGCCAGGAAAATATGCTTCGAAAGAAATCATTTGTTTGTAACATTTTTTTATTGAATGTCAATTGACTTTTTTTATTCTCGGACATTCGCCAACCTTGCTTTATTCGAATCAAGCTGACTGAAAGAAAATGTTGGAGTTTTGTTTCACTAAAACCTGTAAATGAAGCAGCGAATTTCGGTTCAAGGAATCGAATCAATTCTTCTACTTGCTCTGTGATTTCTGTTGGATAAACCGAATAAGCCCGTCCGTATAATTTGGTGAAATAAAACGTCACCAATCCACGTACAGAGCCTTCTTCCCCACTTAGTAAGAATTTTTTTGTGACTGTCAGTTCTTTATCTGCTAATCTCGTACGCATGTCTTTCAGCTTTTGGTAAACGAGGGGATGACTGATATAATTTTTGATCGCATAATCATTGACAGATTCGAACGTTTCAAAAAATATTTCTTGTAACATTAAAAAACCAAAGGAATGGCGGACATACATTTCACCTAAAATCGTCGAATTCCCTCGACCACTCTCAATCAGTCGGACGTTATTTCCTTCGAAAAACAGTTGAAATTCATCCGTTAGCCCATAGTCCACAAAATCATGTGACAATTCTTCCATTGACTTATTCAGCAAAAAATAAGAGATATCCAATTCTTCCACCACTTTTTCATGATTTTCAATTAAAAGTGGCTTTGCTTCCAAATAACGTAGCAACTCTAACTTTCGTTGCGCTGGCTTATCTAAAAATAGTTTGAACATTTTGATTTCCTCTACCTTCTGGTTTTTCTCCATAGAGTATCGTACCTGAAAATAAGTAGCTCATTGCTGCCATCTGACTATTATCTGAACTAGCAGAACCAGAACCACTCGACTGTGGCAACATCACTTGGCTATGAGAGTGATCATCAGAAAAAAATTGATCATCTAAGGTTATTTTACGTGATGTACTAGCAATCTGGCTAATAATATCGCCCTGATTATCCAATGATTTGGGTTTGCTTGGTTGCTTTTTTTTAGGCATTGAAGAATCTTGATAAGGTAATTTGGCTTGTGCTTGTTCTTCAACTTCCTGCTTTTCGTTATTTATGATTGCAGTATCTTGTGATTGTTCGGTGTGTCCAACCTCTGCTTCTTTCTCATCCGTTACTGGTCGTTGGGGAGTAACTGGTTGAATTTGGATTTCTTCTGTTGGATTCAACGGATCATAAATGATCGTTTCTGCATATATATAGATGGAGGATTCAAAATAGACTGCAGCGAACAGAAGTGTTCCTAATATAGCGATTTTTTGTCTTTTCACTTTTCTCCCCCTTTTTTGATTAGACATTTTAAGTAAGTGAAACCCTACGTTTCCAAGCAAAAATTGTCTGACTGATCTTATTTATTTGATCAGTCAGACGTTGTTTTATCAGGGGTTGATATTATTTATTTTCAGATTCGTCTTCATCTTTTTGTTTTTTTCTTTTCCAAAAAATAAGTAGAAATAAAAGAATCAATAATAATAGGATACCGAATAATAGATACATCCACGTATTGTCTTGTTCAATCGTCACATCTTTTTCGTTTAATTCCCTAGCAACTTCACCTTTGATTTCAAAGTCTTTTTCAAATTCCCATTTATATTTATAGATTTCTTCAGAGCCACTAGAAGTTTTAACTTTGTATTCCCCATCTGCAGCTTTTTCACCGTAAGCAGTCATCTTCATCGTATACTTCCCTGCTTCCAACTTTTCACCGTTCAAAGAAATGGGGTAAGCAAAGTGAGAATTAGGGGCCATTTGCATACTTTCCGTTTGGCTGTCGTAGAGCACTTCAGCTGATCCTTTTTTCGTGATCGTTGTTGCTACGTTCAATTGATTCAAGTAAACCGCTTGAGGATTTTGCAAATGTACATTGATCACATTTCTCGCGTTGACTTGTGCCGGTTCCACTTTCGTTGCTTTGAGATCAGGCTTGATAGTTGTCATATTTTGACGGATCAATAATGCAACTACGTAAGAGTACTCATTTTTGATGGCTAAGCCTTTATCTTCTGAAGAAGAGTCCTGGGTGTCATCCGTTTTTTCTTTAAAAGTGATCCCACCTGCCATGACGCCATCAAATTTTTCTGCTGGCATAGTGACTGTGATTGGCACTGTCACTTCCGCATGTTTTGGTAACGTCACTTCTGGCTCTGCTTTCGCATAATCTTTTAAATTGTAAACCAAACTATTATCGGGTTCAATT from Enterococcus mundtii includes the following:
- a CDS encoding DUF916 and DUF3324 domain-containing protein, producing MKKRFILIVSLIVAMLSMVPVQSTFASEFNFAVTPVIPENQIDKQKTYFDLLMEPDKQQTIEVQLRNDTDNDITIETTINSATTNLNGVVEYGENKIEPDNSLVYNLKDYAKAEPEVTLPKHAEVTVPITVTMPAEKFDGVMAGGITFKEKTDDTQDSSSEDKGLAIKNEYSYVVALLIRQNMTTIKPDLKATKVEPAQVNARNVINVHLQNPQAVYLNQLNVATTITKKGSAEVLYDSQTESMQMAPNSHFAYPISLNGEKLEAGKYTMKMTAYGEKAADGEYKVKTSSGSEEIYKYKWEFEKDFEIKGEVARELNEKDVTIEQDNTWMYLLFGILLLLILLFLLIFWKRKKQKDEDESENK
- a CDS encoding helix-turn-helix domain-containing protein, with the translated sequence MFKLFLDKPAQRKLELLRYLEAKPLLIENHEKVVEELDISYFLLNKSMEELSHDFVDYGLTDEFQLFFEGNNVRLIESGRGNSTILGEMYVRHSFGFLMLQEIFFETFESVNDYAIKNYISHPLVYQKLKDMRTRLADKELTVTKKFLLSGEEGSVRGLVTFYFTKLYGRAYSVYPTEITEQVEELIRFLEPKFAASFTGFSETKLQHFLSVSLIRIKQGWRMSENKKSQLTFNKKMLQTNDFFRSIFSWLEKEAKIDTEKELYNEAQQIFAYLVVEGAINEPELIEEVTLKEVIALNDLFLEELGQAFILSENQLKEIRRQLTVLHLKIKYFKEENIDDNNNLDVTYFYEMYPEYFLFCRDYIQKQKKNKQIWLAKEFLFFHYVLVMMDILPIDQQLKPLRICIDFSFGPQFNALIKNNIQKISDLNIIYQTKADDETDLLLTDKEICSFGDLFQIIWLVPPRAVDWANFTNQLLKIRRNKITKMNPNN
- a CDS encoding HAD family hydrolase; protein product: MKGAIFDLDGLLVDTERTYRDGWLWGFKQFDIEIPQEIVDTWGGKNWKQSYDLLIKMAGTAEMVQKVREKREEYFYQQLHSGAIQLKPHAKEVLKELNDQKLILGLATTTVTKRATNILDQFSLKPYFHTYTFGDEVSENKPSPIPYLTALERSGLTASEAFAVEDSLVGATAASRAGMGVVLIPDSSFDRAYTEREKADLSILAEGTDLLIVLEMLEKEKGKK
- a CDS encoding methionine ABC transporter ATP-binding protein, producing MIELQAINVSFQQKEKTIQAVKQVDLSIAKGDVYGIVGYSGAGKSTLVRVMNLLQKPTSGKVIINGTELGKLSPKELRKERKSIGMIFQHFHLMESRTIFDNVDFSLKYTKKSKQERRQKVNELLTLVGLEEKATAYPKQLSGGQKQRVAIARALASDPQVLLCDEATSALDPKTTHQILALLKKLNQQLGLTIVLITHEMQVVKEICNKVAVMENGEVIEQGSSVQIFSAPKEVLTQEFIRTATHVDQALETIRSHRAFADQLTNKWLVELSYVGTQTNEPLIAQLYSKYQVSANILYGNVELLQETPLGRLIVTLSGEIHQREKALAYLIESGVQATILQKNGASKEMKVIQGGR